A window of Clostridiaceae bacterium genomic DNA:
GGCCGCCATTCAGATTTCTGAGATAATCCAACGCTTTTAAAACCGCCATTGCATGCTCCTCATCGGAGGGAAGCAAACCGGCTGTAGATGACTTTTCCTTTATAGCTTGTTCTGCGTCCGCCAAAAAAGACGATATCCAACTGCTCGTAGTCTTTTCTTTAAGATCCGTAATCCTCTCAAGCAATGCATCAAGAACAGCTTGTCTGGCCTTTCTTCCTGTTTCGGTGTAACAGTCTTCAACTTTTGAAACATTCAGCCATACCTTTTCAATAATATTTCCTTCTTCATACCGGGCCCATTCGAAATTGACCAGGCCCTTATCAGCAAATTCTTTAATTACGCTGTTGAAAGTTTCTCTCACCAATGGCTTTTCTATGTCATACTCAGGCATGTCGCCCCTCGTCATTTTTAGCATGATTCTTCTTCTCGAATTTTCATCTTTAAAGGATTTGCTCTTTTCATACCGATCAAGAAGCCTGTTCAGTACAAGGTTTTTATACTCCATCAAATTCCTCCTCCATAAGCTTTTTAGGTTCGAACGCCTTAATTATTGATGTGTTCTTATCCCTGATAACACAAAGCGTTCTATCTACCAAAGGAGCAATATCGCCTATCTTTTCCGGAGGCGCTGAGAGGATGCACTGGAAATCGAATTTCCTGAGGAGCCGGACGCTTTCCCGTATTCTTTCGCTGTCCATCTTGCTGAAGGCTTCATCGAACACGATGAGCCGCATGCGGTTATAAGCGGGATCATTAATTTTGTACATCTGGGCAAAAGATGCAAGTACAGAAATATAGAAGGGCGTCTGGGTTTCTCCACCTGATTTCTTCCGGAGAGTTCTGGAAAGTCTCTGGGTTTTTTCCTCCTCATCAGTGACAATGAGGTCAAAACTGAGGTAGGTTCTATAGTCGGTAAACCTCTTAATATTTTTTTCAAGTTCTACCCTTGCATCCGCATTGAGCTCGGAATCAACATCCGTTATCTGCCTGAAAAGTTCATCTATGGCATCCCGATGTTTATCCCTGAAAGCCTGCGAAGCAATATTATAGCCTTCCATCAGCATCTCTTCGGTAATCATATCATAGTACTTTTTATATTCAGGCTTGGGTGAGCAGGTAAACCTGTACCGTTCATTTCCCCATCTACTTTCCTTGAGAGCATTATTCAGTTCATTTATTTGCGACTTTACGGTATCGATATTTGCTTTGAGCTTCGCAAGGAAATCGTCCTCAAACTGTTGAAATGCCTTATCCTTGGCGTCCCCGATCTGGTTCTTGTATTCAGGAAGCCTGATATTCCTGAGCTCTTCCAACTCCTTGTCATAGGATGAATTGTTCTCCTGCTTAATATCATATGACATCGTATATTCTCTGTTATAGTCAGACCTTGCCTTTTCCAGATCATCTTTCTTTTTGACAGTCTGATTTTTAGTTCTCTCAAGTTGTGAGCTGAAATTCTGGATTATCTCCTTCGATGATTTTCTATTCTCCAATTCTCTTAAAAACCTGGGTTCTCCTTTTTCATTAACCCAGGATGTATCGTACCGGGTCAGGATCACCCTCGCTTCTGCTTCTCGTTCCCCGGCATTAGGCAGTTTTTCCTGGACGATTGTCTTCATTGCATTTTCTGATTCTGCAATAGAGCTTATACATTTCTTCTCTTCTTCTTCAAACCTGGTTATCCTGTCCTCGCATTTCCTGATTTTTTCGTCCAGGCTGAAAAGCCAAGTAAGGTCAAGTTTATCCAATTCATCAACGACTTCATTCAACTTGTTTTTCAGATCTGGCAGTTTCCTGGCCTCCTCGATTACCCTCAGGTACTGCACATACTCATTTGGATTAATAACTGTTATATTAGCTGCATTTGACAGAATGTCGCTTAAGGATTTACAAGCCTCAAGCTCCTCCTTATTCTTTTCTATAGCTATTTTCACGGTTTCCTTCTGTTCTTCCAGCGCTTTTCTTCCTATGAATGGATATTTCCACCTATCGGGATTAAGCTGTCTTGCAACATAGCCCTGGTACAGCATGCATGAATCGGTGATGGCCCTGTCATGGTTTCGCAATTCCTCGACCTTGTCACATTTGATTACTCTTCCCATAACGTAATCGATAAACATCCTGGCATAAATATTGTCTGTAACGACTTCCTCAGCAAGACTTCCTTCCTGTGCCTGAGGACTAAAACGTTCAAGTTTGCCTGCATCAATAAGGCCCCAGTCATAAAAGCCCTTGCTGAACTTCAGCCTGTCATATACCTTTAAGGCGTCAATAAAGTATTTTGGTTCCACGAGCAGGTAATATTTCTGGGTGTGCAGATATGCCTCCACTGCATTTCGCCAGCGCATATTCCGTATATCGAGAAGGTCGGCCAGGATATACACCGGGATATCCTGGCCGTACTTCCCGGCAAGTTCCTTCCTGATCTCATCACGCAATGCCATGAGTTTCGGGTCATATGATTTTATCCCTTTTTCCAGATCAGCAAGGGTTCCTTCCAGCCTTTTCATTTCCGACTCCATATCGACTTTCTTCCTGCTTGCGGAATACAACAGCAGCGCGGACGAATTTTTAAATCTGTTCAAACCTTCAATTATGCCATTGAACTTATGGGCTGACAGCGTGTCAAGGCTTTTATCATCAATATCCAGCAAGCTTACTGCATAACCCTGTGCCAATGCTGCACATTTTTCTACATCCTGTATTTCATTGATAAACGAATCCTTTATCTCACTTTCGGGGAGGTGCTGCAGGCTTGAACACCATTTTACAGCCACTCTCCATTCATGAGCATATTTCCGAAGTGTCTGAACGGTCGCATCGACCTCGCTGTTCAGCTTTTTTATCAATTGAGAAAGTTCTTCCTTCCGTGACTCCAGCTGCTCCTTCTTTGTATAGATGTCTGACCTTTGCTTGGCAGCAATAAGTTCGTCTCTTTTTTTCCTTTCATTCAGAAGCTCCACGGCAATATCAGCTTGTTTTTTGGAATAGGCGGCAATCTCCTTTTCCAGCCTTTCTATCTCTTCATTAAGAGTTTTTTTCTCATCAAGTATAATCTGCAACTTTGCCCTGTCTATCAGGTAGCTCTGTATTTGCAGTCTTTGTTTTTCATCCAGGTATGATCTGTACATATCAGCAATGCTCTGAAGCGCTGACACACGTTTTTCAAGGAGATCTGCCTCAAGTTCCATACGTTTATACTGCCTTATGTTTTCCTGCATCAGCGATATATCCACTGGATTCTTGACATCACACACATAGTCAGTGATAAACGTCTCAATATCGGTGATGGGAGTGAATGAAACAGCCTTCTTGAAAAGGTCGAAGTACTTATTTTTCAGGCCGCCTAGCTTTCCCTTCAGAATCTCCTGGTATCCTCTGTCTGAATCGGGAAAATCGAATTTTCCTTTTTTGTAGTTTTTATTTACATATGTTCTCAATTCCTTGTATGACATCGGAACATTATTGACAATAAAGTGATTTTCCGGCAGTTCGGAATCCAGGACAAAAAAACGGTGTTCATCGGAGCTATCCTCATAACATTCAAATACAATGCCCAGGGTGAAGCTTGATTTTCTTACATCGTCATAAAACTCGCAGGCAATATAACTGGTAAAACGGCCTTCTCTCAGATATCTGAAACCTGCGTCTCCGTCATCTCCAAGCTCGCCTCTCAAATACCCTTTAAGGCTCCTGGCGGATTTTTCATTGGCAGCCTTATTGAAAAAACTCCTTCCGTTCACATCTCCAAGCATAATGACCTGCAACGCATCAATCATCGTTGTTTTGCCTGATGCGTTTTTCCCGGTAAGGAAGTTGATTTTATCGAATTCTACAAGTTCGTAATTAAAGAAATGCCAGTGTATTAAAAGAAGCTTTTTCAGCAGCTTCATGCATCTTCGCCTTCCCCTCTTATGATTTCGGATACCGTTACATTATATTGGCTGTTCTCATCCTGAGTATATTCTCCGTTTTCAACAAGCTCATAAATCCTGCTTATTCTTTCATTGGATACCACAAAGAGCACAGAGGGCAGTATTAGGATTTTGGTATCCGCGTTTTCCCATGGGCCCGATATTTTATGGATCATGTTGTGGTTTGACAAAAGCCTGAGAGAATCCGAAATGTCATGATCCGAAGGTTTCTTTTTTATAAGGTTTAGGTTGATCATTTTGTGAATTATCTGTCCTGTGGTAGTTATGACCTCATTTCTTAAGGAAATGTGTTCCCGCTCTTCCTCGTATATCAGTCTGATTGTATACAGAATAAAAGTGGTGAACCGGTCCAGCTTAAGCCTGTTGTATTCATATATGCTTTCAATTGAAATTACGCCATATTGGTTATCCTTGTGCAAATCCCAGCCGGAACAGGAAAAATAACCGGAAAACAGGTCAAAATTCCGCTCAATAAACCTGTACTCCGGGCTTATCTTCATCATCTCTTCCTTGTTGTCATAATAGTCCCTTATTATGAACGTCTTTGACAGCAGCATGTTCGCAAGGCGTTTGAATTCTTCCTTTTCAGAGTTTGTAAGTTTTTCATAAGATTCAATCCACATTCGTTTTTTCTCTCCTTATAAACCTCATACGTGGTATGGTATACCCGTTGCACTGGTCATACCCGTCTTCAAATTCCACCTTGTAGAAAACGCCTTTTTCGCCTTTTTTCAAAGTTGCCAGAACGATCATGATAAATTCATCATCGTTGGCAATTCTGATTTCAGAACTGTTCAGAACATGCTTGTCCCTCATAAGCTCTTTTATAAATGCCATTATTTTTTGATAGCTGTACTGCTTTCTTGCCTTCTTCAGAAAATCTTCAAAAGCTTTATCACCGATATTTTCGTCTATTATCTCAAGGCCAAGGGGTTTTCCTTCTTTGCGCCCTGTTCTGTTAGGTTTTACATACAGTGACCTTTCATCTATGTAGCCCTGTTTGAACAGATTTACATTGTCAACCAGTATTTCCGCCCATCTTTCCTGATCTGCAGCAGCTACAGAGAGAATGCCCGCAATCTTGCCTTTTATACTCCTGTCAGTAGTCAGAAGATACCGCATTTTTTCCATTGATGCCCGGGTGTAAGCCGTCTTCTTTCTGTCAATTTCAGCAAG
This region includes:
- a CDS encoding DUF4194 domain-containing protein, whose amino-acid sequence is MWIESYEKLTNSEKEEFKRLANMLLSKTFIIRDYYDNKEEMMKISPEYRFIERNFDLFSGYFSCSGWDLHKDNQYGVISIESIYEYNRLKLDRFTTFILYTIRLIYEEEREHISLRNEVITTTGQIIHKMINLNLIKKKPSDHDISDSLRLLSNHNMIHKISGPWENADTKILILPSVLFVVSNERISRIYELVENGEYTQDENSQYNVTVSEIIRGEGEDA